One region of Syntrophobacter fumaroxidans MPOB genomic DNA includes:
- a CDS encoding acyltransferase has product MSFLSISDDVRLGKDVKLSKFINLYGCQIGDNTKIGAFVEVQKNARIGRNCKISSHSFICEGVIIEDDVFIGHGVTFVNDTYPRATNSDGGLQTESDWKVEYTLVKRGASIGSGATILANVTIGENAIVGAGSVVTRDVPPGAITAGNPSRFMRLIEDEQ; this is encoded by the coding sequence ATGAGCTTTCTGTCCATTTCCGATGACGTCCGGCTGGGCAAGGACGTCAAGCTGTCCAAATTCATCAATTTGTACGGATGCCAAATCGGCGACAATACCAAGATAGGCGCGTTTGTCGAGGTGCAGAAGAACGCCCGCATCGGGCGAAACTGCAAGATTTCCAGCCACAGCTTCATCTGCGAGGGAGTCATCATCGAAGACGACGTGTTCATCGGTCATGGTGTGACCTTCGTCAACGACACGTATCCGCGTGCGACGAATTCCGACGGCGGGCTTCAGACGGAGAGCGACTGGAAAGTGGAGTACACCCTGGTCAAGAGGGGGGCTTCCATCGGTTCGGGTGCAACCATCCTGGCCAACGTCACCATCGGCGAGAACGCCATCGTCGGCGCGGGCAGCGTTGTCACCAGGGACGTCCCCCCCGGGGCCATAACGGCTGGAAATCCTTCTCGATTCATGAGGCTTATCGAAGATGAACAGTGA
- a CDS encoding Gfo/Idh/MocA family protein has translation MIRLGVLGYGYWGPNIARNFSITEGCRLAGICDGNPDALARARKAHPGVELSTDCRKFIASTDIDAIAVITPVSTHFELAREVLRNGKHVFVEKPFTATTDEAEELIELAAQKNLKIMVDHTFLFTGAVRKIKQLIDDGTLGNLYYYDSMRVNLGLFQHDVNVIWDLAPHDLSIIDHVIKETPEAIVATGENHFSEHEYVAYTTIYFQNNVIAHLNVNWLSPVKVRTTLVGGEKRMLVWNDLEADEKIKVYDKGVKIENSENVYNLLVSYRSGDMWAPKVDTKEALKLETDYFVDCVMNDRTPFNDGEAGYRVVKMLEAADRSLKNRGELVHL, from the coding sequence ATGATTCGCCTCGGTGTTTTGGGATACGGATACTGGGGACCAAATATAGCGAGGAACTTCAGCATCACGGAAGGATGCCGCCTGGCCGGGATTTGTGACGGCAATCCCGATGCACTGGCACGTGCGCGGAAGGCGCATCCGGGCGTGGAACTTTCCACTGACTGCCGCAAATTCATCGCATCCACGGACATCGACGCGATCGCGGTGATCACCCCGGTGTCGACGCATTTCGAGCTCGCCAGGGAGGTGTTGCGCAACGGGAAACACGTCTTCGTGGAAAAGCCGTTCACCGCGACCACGGACGAAGCCGAAGAGCTGATAGAACTGGCAGCCCAGAAAAACCTCAAGATCATGGTCGATCACACGTTTCTTTTCACCGGTGCGGTGAGAAAGATCAAGCAACTGATCGATGACGGAACGCTGGGGAACCTCTACTATTACGATTCCATGCGGGTCAACCTCGGACTGTTCCAACACGATGTGAACGTCATCTGGGACCTGGCGCCCCACGATCTGTCGATCATCGACCACGTCATCAAGGAAACCCCGGAAGCCATAGTGGCAACGGGGGAAAACCACTTCAGCGAACACGAATACGTGGCCTACACCACCATCTACTTCCAGAACAACGTCATCGCCCACTTGAACGTGAACTGGCTCTCGCCGGTCAAGGTGAGAACCACCCTGGTGGGTGGCGAGAAGCGGATGCTGGTCTGGAACGACCTTGAGGCCGACGAGAAGATCAAGGTGTACGACAAGGGCGTCAAGATCGAAAACAGCGAAAACGTGTACAACCTGCTCGTGAGCTATCGTTCGGGGGATATGTGGGCACCCAAGGTGGACACGAAGGAAGCCCTCAAGCTGGAAACCGACTACTTCGTGGATTGCGTGATGAACGACAGGACGCCGTTCAATGACGGCGAAGCCGGCTACCGGGTGGTGAAAATGCTCGAAGCCGCCGACAGGTCGCTGAAAAACAGAGGGGAGCTGGTTCACCTATGA
- a CDS encoding sugar transferase: protein MESLFQRLSRRYGVHSKRSKDSVEAVTDPATGVYPEGNFNEMLAFERKRAERSKRPFMLMLLDISVLPSGYNGDNPRKKVICSLSFSTRETDIVGWYKGDDVLGVLFTELGESDSAVAAGKILDRVCENLTTNLDGKRVKDIDITIHLFPEEFDKPNLRYSSDLKLYPDLETKNTSKRIALAVKRGIDIAGSLFALVLFSPLFLTLSALIKWTSKGPVFFRQSRVGQFGKPFMMYKFRSMFVDNDPGIHREYIKQLIGSGDRPAKECARGEEQVFKIQHDPRVTSIGRFLRKTSLDELPQFINVLKGEMSLVGPRPPIPYELECYDTWHRRRLMEMTPGITGLWQVTARSRTTFNEMVRLDIRYARRWSLWLDIKLLVLTPWVVLRSRGAY, encoded by the coding sequence ATGGAATCGCTTTTTCAGAGACTGAGCCGACGGTACGGCGTCCATTCGAAACGTTCGAAGGACTCCGTTGAAGCCGTCACGGACCCCGCCACCGGTGTCTACCCGGAGGGAAACTTCAACGAGATGCTTGCTTTCGAAAGAAAGAGGGCGGAGCGCTCCAAGCGACCGTTCATGCTCATGCTCCTGGACATTTCCGTTCTTCCTTCCGGCTATAATGGAGACAATCCGAGGAAGAAGGTCATCTGTTCCCTGTCTTTTTCCACCAGGGAGACCGACATCGTGGGTTGGTACAAGGGTGACGACGTTCTCGGAGTCCTGTTCACGGAACTGGGTGAATCGGACAGCGCGGTCGCGGCCGGAAAGATTCTCGACCGGGTGTGCGAAAACCTCACCACCAACCTGGACGGCAAGAGGGTGAAGGACATCGACATTACGATACACCTGTTCCCGGAAGAGTTCGATAAACCGAATCTGCGGTACTCCTCCGACCTCAAGCTCTATCCGGACCTCGAGACGAAGAACACCTCCAAGAGGATCGCTCTGGCCGTCAAGAGAGGGATTGACATCGCGGGCAGCCTATTCGCCCTGGTGCTTTTTTCCCCCCTTTTCCTGACCCTCTCCGCACTGATCAAATGGACTTCCAAAGGCCCGGTCTTTTTCAGGCAAAGCAGGGTCGGGCAGTTCGGCAAGCCTTTTATGATGTATAAATTTCGATCGATGTTCGTGGACAATGACCCGGGGATACACCGGGAGTACATAAAGCAGTTGATCGGCTCCGGCGACCGGCCCGCGAAGGAGTGCGCGCGGGGGGAGGAGCAGGTTTTCAAGATTCAGCACGATCCCCGGGTCACGTCGATCGGAAGATTTCTTCGCAAGACAAGCCTCGATGAGCTGCCTCAGTTCATCAATGTCCTGAAAGGTGAAATGTCCCTTGTGGGACCAAGGCCTCCGATCCCCTATGAGCTCGAGTGCTACGACACCTGGCATCGACGCCGGCTCATGGAGATGACGCCGGGAATAACCGGTCTCTGGCAGGTCACCGCCAGAAGCCGGACCACCTTCAACGAGATGGTCCGTCTGGACATCCGTTATGCGCGAAGATGGTCCCTTTGGCTGGACATCAAGCTGCTCGTGTTGACGCCGTGGGTCGTTCTGAGGAGCAGGGGAGCATACTGA
- a CDS encoding CpsD/CapB family tyrosine-protein kinase, translating into MTKIYEALIHASRQRPEVHSEIAVTFAHRPTPFSGMEEEMLKLYQAIEARLPGVERKIIQFIGSRLGEGTSTIAREFSLVSAFRIRKNVLLLDADRFNPCHHLFFPHSRNQGWQESVSRGQDIDSAIYRVEDTNLYIGQSSNTSTFTPEIFNSQSLETFWETLRHRFDLTVIDSTPLTKSPDALAIVPRVDGVVLVVEAEKTRWTVVESVKEQITKMGGNIIGIAFNKRRYHIPQFIYKRLK; encoded by the coding sequence ATGACAAAGATTTATGAAGCTTTGATACATGCGTCCAGGCAAAGACCGGAGGTGCATTCGGAAATTGCGGTGACGTTTGCGCACCGCCCCACTCCGTTTTCGGGCATGGAAGAAGAGATGCTGAAGCTGTACCAGGCAATCGAGGCGCGCCTTCCGGGAGTGGAGAGAAAAATCATTCAATTCATCGGTTCCCGCCTCGGCGAGGGAACTTCCACCATCGCACGGGAGTTTTCCCTGGTCTCGGCGTTCAGAATCCGAAAGAACGTTCTCCTGCTCGATGCCGACCGGTTCAATCCCTGTCACCACCTGTTCTTTCCTCACTCGCGAAATCAGGGCTGGCAGGAAAGCGTCAGTCGAGGGCAGGACATCGACAGCGCGATCTACCGGGTGGAGGATACGAATCTGTACATAGGCCAATCTTCCAACACGTCCACCTTCACGCCCGAGATCTTCAACTCGCAGTCGTTGGAAACCTTCTGGGAAACGCTGAGGCACCGGTTCGACCTCACGGTGATCGATTCCACGCCCTTGACCAAGTCCCCGGATGCTTTGGCCATCGTTCCCAGGGTCGATGGGGTCGTGCTGGTGGTCGAGGCGGAGAAAACGAGATGGACCGTCGTGGAGAGCGTTAAGGAGCAGATCACGAAAATGGGAGGAAACATTATCGGGATCGCCTTCAACAAGCGGCGTTATCACATTCCTCAATTCATCTACAAGCGATTGAAATGA
- a CDS encoding AAA family ATPase: protein MYLSYYGFNKGPFHITPDPEFLFLSPTHKEALGAIIYGIEQRKGFVAITGEVGVGKTTILRSYLEGQALPHTSKKKVIYVFNANLSFQSLLKVICSELGVVPKTEDAFETVNELHKTLIEEYKQGNNVVLILDEAQNVPVETLENLRMLSNLETSKEKLIQMILIGQPEFQAKLGLDKLRQLNQRIAIRSNIVPLSREESIMYIRHRLSLVTDRWEGVFTRRAMDLIVDEAKGIPRVINILCDNTLIAGLGYQAKPVGRRIVREVIADYKGRRRMLRLRWGIALAALLVLGASALLLAPVKGFLPEIRAFRDRAVSTVSDAARMAPVTGTPTRMPVPVDAAKPEIPQTGNAEVSKNTPTVEPQPRLDQSESAQTVSAPPPVRSEAYSGAVGVAGATVHQPAGNPPVSADQVPSVFRRDESAPARTIEVPSRIIKRGETLSSIIRDTYGVVNAHLFELIRQNNPQITDADRILAGGQLFLPRISQPPERAEAAVPGVVR from the coding sequence ATGTATCTGAGCTATTACGGATTCAACAAGGGGCCGTTCCACATTACTCCGGACCCGGAATTCCTGTTCCTGAGCCCAACCCATAAGGAAGCTCTGGGGGCCATCATATACGGGATCGAGCAGAGGAAAGGGTTTGTGGCGATCACCGGTGAGGTCGGTGTCGGCAAGACCACCATCCTGAGGTCCTATCTCGAGGGCCAGGCTCTCCCTCACACATCCAAGAAAAAAGTGATTTATGTCTTCAATGCGAACCTCTCGTTCCAGAGTCTGCTCAAAGTGATCTGCTCGGAACTGGGGGTCGTCCCGAAAACCGAAGATGCTTTCGAGACGGTCAATGAGCTTCACAAGACGCTGATCGAAGAATACAAGCAGGGGAACAATGTCGTTCTCATCCTGGACGAGGCGCAGAACGTTCCGGTCGAGACCCTGGAAAACCTGCGCATGCTGTCCAATCTGGAAACATCCAAGGAAAAGCTGATCCAGATGATCCTGATCGGTCAGCCGGAATTCCAGGCAAAATTGGGCCTTGACAAGCTGAGGCAGCTCAATCAACGGATTGCCATCCGCTCCAACATTGTCCCGCTGAGCCGTGAAGAGAGCATCATGTACATTCGGCATCGATTGTCCCTGGTGACCGACCGGTGGGAAGGCGTTTTTACTCGGAGGGCGATGGACCTGATCGTTGACGAGGCAAAAGGGATTCCGCGGGTCATCAACATTCTGTGCGACAACACATTGATTGCGGGGCTGGGATACCAGGCAAAGCCCGTCGGGCGCAGAATCGTTCGAGAAGTGATCGCCGACTACAAAGGCAGGCGAAGGATGCTTCGGCTCAGATGGGGGATAGCGCTGGCCGCTTTGCTGGTATTGGGGGCGAGCGCGCTTCTACTGGCTCCCGTCAAAGGTTTTCTTCCGGAGATCCGGGCGTTCAGGGATCGTGCGGTCTCGACTGTGAGCGACGCCGCTCGCATGGCTCCCGTCACCGGCACGCCGACCCGGATGCCCGTGCCCGTCGACGCGGCGAAACCTGAAATACCGCAGACCGGCAACGCCGAGGTCTCGAAGAACACACCGACAGTGGAGCCGCAGCCGCGTCTCGACCAGTCCGAGTCCGCACAGACCGTGTCCGCCCCGCCACCGGTTCGCTCCGAGGCGTATTCAGGGGCGGTCGGCGTTGCCGGTGCCACCGTCCATCAGCCCGCCGGCAATCCACCGGTTTCGGCGGACCAGGTCCCATCGGTGTTCCGCCGGGATGAAAGCGCTCCGGCGCGAACGATCGAAGTTCCGTCGCGCATCATCAAGAGGGGCGAGACCCTGAGCTCCATAATCAGGGATACCTACGGCGTCGTCAATGCTCACCTGTTCGAGTTGATCAGGCAAAACAACCCGCAGATTACCGATGCCGACCGGATACTTGCCGGAGGGCAGCTGTTCCTGCCCAGGATAAGCCAACCGCCCGAACGCGCAGAAGCTGCCGTGCCGGGTGTGGTTCGTTGA
- a CDS encoding GumC family protein, which translates to MFFKHKYMIISIFCLAVILTPLVYYFLPAKYEASSTLMFRYGQEYQSPMVSGEQTPVRVGLQEILHSELAILSSTDLKERLLKSLGIENIYPKLRAFSDEPVKQLEYAKVFFERDLHVQAGRNSNLITVTFQNADPGTAAKVVNSLVAAYIARRVEILHDSRPLQLLDKKVAEYLDRLKRSEGELQAFKQQHQVFAFDEQRDMLLKERMNLETTARTTQSLVKELRQKLSTLESQLKGVAASLPVASENDPRNELEMQLVTLQRREQELLSKYKENNVFVTSVRNEIQVVKGFIEKQKQTAARGRSAVNTLYQDLQKEIISTKAEVSSLEVRSKELEAQVTLADKRIQEFDQQERTARDLQRTLTANEQMYQLYQKRFEEARVSEDMSQDKMASVNVIEQASASELPIWPTKGVSFYLALAAFLGIGGGLTLAFSLEFINQGLSSPQKTEQCLNIPVLTTIPYKA; encoded by the coding sequence GTGTTTTTCAAACACAAGTACATGATCATCTCCATATTTTGCCTCGCGGTTATTCTTACCCCGCTGGTCTATTACTTTCTGCCGGCAAAATATGAAGCATCCTCCACCTTGATGTTTCGTTACGGCCAGGAGTATCAGAGCCCCATGGTGAGCGGGGAGCAGACTCCCGTGCGGGTCGGTCTGCAGGAGATTCTCCATTCCGAATTGGCGATCCTCTCCAGCACGGACCTCAAGGAAAGACTCCTGAAGAGCCTGGGGATTGAAAACATCTACCCCAAGCTGAGGGCGTTTTCCGATGAGCCGGTCAAGCAACTCGAATATGCCAAGGTGTTCTTCGAAAGAGACCTGCATGTCCAGGCAGGCAGGAACTCAAACCTCATTACGGTCACTTTCCAGAATGCCGATCCCGGGACAGCCGCCAAGGTGGTGAATTCACTGGTCGCCGCCTACATCGCGCGACGTGTTGAGATCCTGCACGATTCGCGACCGCTGCAGCTGCTCGACAAGAAGGTCGCCGAATACCTGGACAGGTTGAAGAGATCGGAAGGGGAGTTGCAGGCGTTCAAACAGCAACACCAGGTATTCGCCTTTGACGAACAGCGCGACATGCTGCTCAAGGAGAGAATGAACCTCGAAACGACCGCAAGGACGACTCAGAGCCTGGTCAAGGAACTGAGGCAGAAGCTGTCCACCCTGGAGAGCCAGCTCAAAGGCGTCGCCGCGAGCCTGCCCGTCGCCTCCGAAAACGACCCCAGAAATGAGCTCGAAATGCAACTGGTGACGCTCCAGCGGAGAGAACAGGAGCTTCTTTCGAAATACAAGGAAAACAATGTGTTTGTGACCAGCGTTCGCAACGAGATCCAGGTGGTCAAGGGGTTCATCGAGAAGCAGAAGCAGACCGCCGCCAGGGGACGGTCCGCAGTGAACACTCTCTACCAGGACCTGCAGAAGGAAATCATCAGCACGAAAGCGGAGGTCAGCTCGCTGGAAGTCAGAAGCAAAGAGCTTGAAGCCCAAGTCACACTGGCGGACAAGCGAATCCAGGAATTCGACCAGCAGGAAAGGACCGCGCGCGATTTGCAGAGGACTCTGACGGCCAACGAACAGATGTATCAATTGTATCAGAAGCGATTTGAGGAAGCCCGCGTATCGGAAGACATGAGTCAGGACAAGATGGCGAGCGTCAACGTGATCGAGCAGGCGTCGGCTTCCGAATTGCCGATCTGGCCGACCAAGGGCGTGAGCTTCTACCTGGCCCTCGCCGCGTTCCTGGGGATCGGGGGGGGGCTCACGCTGGCATTCTCGCTTGAATTCATCAACCAGGGGTTGAGCTCACCCCAGAAAACCGAACAGTGTCTGAACATTCCCGTTTTGACCACCATTCCCTACAAAGCATAG
- a CDS encoding polysaccharide biosynthesis/export family protein, translating into MKTTESRLFSVKVCSVVLFLLAGCGPVVKNPVPVGQPGTIAPYPAQEYTINYGDQLDVKFFYNSELNEQIIVRPDGRIALQLIGEVSAVGLTPQQLTDLLKEKYSQELAKCELTVIVRNFGGNKVFVDGEVTSPGLQDIVGPMTLRQAIAKAGGVTRTARTNEIIVIRTASGRKPVVMTADINKVNDGTDMSQDFLVAPHDIVYVPRSPIANLNLWVEQYIKNMTPVPIAIPIL; encoded by the coding sequence ATGAAAACAACCGAATCGAGACTGTTTTCCGTAAAAGTGTGCTCAGTTGTCCTGTTCCTGCTCGCGGGGTGCGGGCCGGTGGTCAAGAACCCGGTGCCCGTCGGTCAACCCGGGACCATTGCTCCGTATCCCGCCCAGGAATACACGATCAACTACGGCGATCAGCTGGACGTCAAGTTTTTCTACAACAGTGAGTTGAACGAACAGATCATCGTTCGTCCCGATGGCCGGATCGCTTTGCAGCTGATCGGCGAGGTCTCCGCGGTCGGTTTGACCCCGCAACAGTTGACCGACCTGCTCAAGGAGAAATACTCGCAGGAACTGGCCAAGTGCGAACTCACCGTGATCGTTCGCAACTTCGGCGGGAACAAAGTGTTCGTGGATGGTGAAGTCACTTCGCCCGGGCTTCAGGACATCGTAGGGCCGATGACCCTGAGGCAGGCCATCGCGAAGGCCGGCGGGGTAACGAGAACCGCGCGCACGAATGAGATTATCGTCATTCGAACGGCCTCGGGGAGAAAGCCCGTGGTGATGACGGCCGACATCAACAAGGTAAACGACGGGACGGACATGTCCCAGGACTTCCTCGTGGCACCCCATGATATTGTCTACGTCCCGAGATCGCCCATTGCAAACCTCAATCTTTGGGTCGAGCAGTACATCAAGAACATGACGCCCGTACCCATCGCCATACCCATCCTGTAG
- a CDS encoding PilZ domain-containing protein yields the protein MLHNIIPIEENIVMIEHRRSKRYVGKEGSFAVLIRKDEPITIGQIIDISSNGISVRYLSRKPQTVGFSYIKIFATNGHFVHMRRIECQVIYDIQIDKDSWYSLATRRCGVEFGELSIEQKMDLNNFIKQHIIEDN from the coding sequence ATGCTCCATAACATAATTCCTATAGAGGAAAATATAGTTATGATAGAACATAGGAGAAGTAAAAGATACGTTGGCAAGGAAGGCTCATTTGCCGTATTGATAAGAAAAGATGAACCAATAACCATTGGACAGATAATAGACATAAGTTCCAATGGAATATCAGTGCGTTATCTTTCAAGAAAACCACAGACTGTCGGATTTTCATATATAAAAATATTTGCGACTAATGGCCATTTTGTGCATATGAGACGGATAGAATGTCAGGTAATTTACGACATTCAGATTGATAAAGATTCATGGTATTCTCTGGCAACAAGGCGTTGTGGTGTAGAATTCGGTGAGCTCTCCATTGAACAAAAAATGGATTTAAATAATTTTATTAAACAACATATAATAGAAGATAATTGA
- a CDS encoding RelA/SpoT family protein — translation MQAPKSANASRIRMMLPSTTDVHGFDLEHYRARMSKFLDPAESDNRVFYDALQYSYDLHKGQTRKSGAPYISHPCSVAEILARELHFRDPHLLAAALLHDVVEDIPGITLEDILRRFGSRIAELVDGCTKLTRHQLDRAALKDLTHSKIFLSASRRLGVLIIKLVDRLHNLRTLHYLPQAKRQRIAQETVEVYAPIAARFNIYPLKRELYHLALSYLYPRKSKKILQHVRELRNSAEVVDIENRLREILLQAGVAADIRPRPKGLGSYYNALKRTLDIGNPENYFDFAVVLATGEDLKCYLVLGIICKDFVSIPRSLRDFIANPKINGYRSLHVRVHVGGQNYLIKIRTEEMDLQASYGVLQDWTAQTPMSDDHWAEISDLLRTIGEYGGAGPQRKELIRLSEAEEIFVYSPQGDIYYLPKGSVVLDFAYKIHSELGDHCQGALVNGLWEPPTRVLKDAETVEIVTSPDLLDVDPDLEQLCKTPRARSFLNRHLQHRRQHFAREIGRQVLSQELRRHGFGPDALDDETVALLLEVINLKDISELYTRLGQDLLSPELVLYYLEAPLHAKDRHPHHSPHPPDERNAILVSELDKAFHKFARCCNPYPGQENVLATISERGTTFHDPRCEDLKSRHGLQPQHLLDVCWDFDGTWRHVLVFQLHIQQQSISDLLPLLARMPSTVRIRYIESAIGKHNEPTVRLSVALHSFAEARELFRILPEDRVCIDEYGRQGASARVHTECPYVPDRAR, via the coding sequence GTGCAAGCTCCGAAATCGGCGAACGCCTCCAGAATCCGCATGATGTTGCCCTCTACAACCGATGTCCACGGTTTCGACCTCGAACACTATCGTGCACGCATGTCCAAGTTCCTTGACCCGGCAGAAAGCGACAACCGCGTATTTTATGACGCTCTGCAGTATTCATACGACCTTCACAAGGGCCAGACGCGTAAATCCGGCGCCCCTTACATCAGTCACCCCTGTTCGGTAGCCGAAATCCTGGCGCGCGAACTGCATTTCCGGGACCCCCATCTGCTCGCCGCCGCCTTGCTTCACGATGTCGTGGAAGATATCCCGGGAATCACCCTCGAAGATATTCTGCGCCGTTTCGGAAGCCGCATCGCGGAACTGGTGGACGGATGCACCAAGTTGACCCGCCATCAACTGGACCGAGCCGCCCTGAAGGATCTTACGCACAGCAAGATTTTTCTCAGCGCCAGCCGCCGCCTCGGTGTCCTCATCATCAAGCTCGTGGATCGCCTCCACAATCTGAGAACGCTTCATTACCTTCCCCAGGCCAAGCGCCAGCGAATCGCGCAGGAAACGGTCGAGGTCTATGCCCCCATTGCCGCCCGGTTCAATATCTACCCGCTCAAGCGCGAGCTCTACCACCTTGCGCTATCCTACCTTTATCCGCGCAAGAGTAAGAAGATCCTCCAGCACGTGCGGGAGCTTCGAAATTCCGCGGAGGTTGTCGACATAGAAAACCGGCTCCGCGAGATCCTCCTGCAAGCCGGGGTCGCCGCAGACATTCGCCCTCGTCCCAAGGGGCTCGGCAGCTACTACAACGCACTGAAACGCACGCTCGACATCGGCAACCCCGAGAACTACTTCGATTTCGCCGTCGTTCTGGCCACCGGCGAAGATTTGAAATGCTACCTGGTCCTGGGAATCATCTGCAAGGACTTCGTGTCCATTCCCCGCAGCTTGAGGGACTTCATCGCCAATCCCAAGATCAACGGCTACCGGAGCCTGCACGTTCGGGTTCATGTGGGAGGACAGAACTACCTGATCAAGATCCGGACTGAAGAGATGGACCTCCAGGCTTCCTACGGCGTGCTCCAGGACTGGACCGCCCAGACTCCGATGAGCGATGACCACTGGGCGGAAATCAGCGACCTGCTGCGCACCATCGGCGAGTACGGCGGGGCGGGACCGCAGCGAAAAGAGTTGATTCGGCTCTCGGAAGCCGAAGAGATTTTCGTGTACAGTCCCCAGGGCGATATTTACTACTTGCCCAAGGGCAGCGTGGTGCTCGATTTTGCCTACAAAATCCACTCCGAACTGGGGGACCACTGCCAGGGAGCCCTCGTCAACGGCTTGTGGGAACCCCCGACCCGAGTCCTCAAGGATGCCGAAACCGTCGAAATCGTCACCTCACCCGACCTGCTCGATGTGGACCCCGACCTCGAACAGCTTTGCAAAACCCCCAGGGCGCGATCCTTTCTGAACCGCCACCTCCAGCACAGAAGGCAGCACTTCGCCCGGGAGATCGGCCGCCAGGTCCTGAGCCAGGAGCTTCGGCGTCACGGGTTCGGACCTGACGCACTCGACGACGAGACGGTAGCGCTTCTGCTCGAAGTCATCAATCTCAAGGATATTTCGGAGCTTTACACACGACTCGGCCAGGATCTCCTGTCCCCCGAGCTCGTTCTTTACTACCTGGAGGCGCCGCTGCACGCCAAGGACCGGCACCCCCATCACAGCCCTCATCCTCCGGACGAACGCAACGCCATCCTGGTCTCGGAGCTGGACAAGGCTTTTCACAAATTCGCTCGATGCTGCAACCCCTACCCCGGTCAGGAGAATGTGCTGGCCACGATCAGTGAGCGTGGAACGACCTTCCACGATCCGCGATGCGAAGACCTGAAGAGCCGTCACGGCCTTCAGCCTCAGCATCTGCTCGATGTCTGCTGGGACTTCGACGGCACCTGGCGTCACGTTCTCGTCTTTCAACTGCACATCCAGCAGCAGAGCATCTCGGACCTGCTGCCCCTCCTGGCCCGCATGCCTTCCACGGTCCGGATCCGGTATATCGAATCCGCCATCGGCAAACACAACGAGCCCACGGTCCGGCTGAGCGTGGCGCTCCACAGCTTCGCCGAAGCCCGGGAGCTGTTTCGGATTCTGCCCGAAGACCGTGTCTGCATCGATGAATACGGCCGCCAGGGAGCGTCCGCCAGAGTCCACACCGAGTGCCCCTACGTTCCGGATCGGGCGCGCTGA